A genomic window from Sulfurimonas paralvinellae includes:
- a CDS encoding bactofilin family protein codes for MDGELEGSITSSKEVNVGKNGHVKGNIVTNRLVVQGYVEGSVEADRVEIKAAGHVNGEITSIELVIESKGVFEGNSIVKNSSNHANIEKTATAKQV; via the coding sequence ATCGACGGTGAACTAGAAGGCAGCATTACATCTTCCAAAGAGGTAAATGTCGGTAAGAACGGTCATGTCAAAGGCAATATAGTGACAAATAGACTGGTTGTTCAAGGGTATGTCGAAGGTAGTGTTGAAGCGGACCGTGTTGAGATCAAAGCAGCGGGACATGTTAACGGTGAGATCACCTCGATTGAACTTGTGATTGAGTCAAAAGGTGTCTTTGAAGGGAACTCTATCGTAAAAAACAGCTCAAATCATGCGAACATAGAAAAAACAGCAACAGCAAAACAAGTATAA
- a CDS encoding M23 family metallopeptidase, translating into MDKHFTVTIHDDNGYKQFNLHKFVKKAFLYAGIFLLTLALIAVGTILYLNYSVESVQKKRDAIEKAYLEMKKENAALENSMKATRYSLDEKKKQLHQLSDSLTEIETLIGLKPLGDESLQDRVSIAKLSSSQRATLLQLIPSGSPVAYRGITSKFGYRIHPTLGTKEFHRGTDMKAQLNTPVYATADGLVEWAGYHKSSGFGRLIILEHVYGFKSYYGHLNKVVVKSGKFVKKGDLIGYTGNSGLSNGPHLHYEIRFIHRALNPFYFIKWTQHHYNEIFQKEKKVPWQSLIMATSRLKVVPQIQTQQSLQPEQKSQEKLSSRVISTSTVN; encoded by the coding sequence GTGGATAAACATTTTACCGTAACCATTCATGATGACAATGGCTACAAACAGTTCAATCTGCATAAGTTTGTAAAAAAAGCCTTCTTATATGCAGGAATTTTTCTGCTTACGTTAGCGTTGATAGCCGTTGGAACCATTTTATATCTCAACTACAGTGTAGAGAGCGTTCAAAAGAAAAGAGATGCTATAGAAAAGGCATATTTGGAGATGAAAAAAGAGAATGCTGCGCTTGAAAATTCAATGAAGGCCACACGTTACTCTTTGGATGAAAAGAAAAAGCAGCTCCATCAGCTTTCCGATTCTCTTACTGAAATCGAAACTTTGATAGGTCTCAAACCCTTGGGTGATGAATCATTACAGGATCGTGTAAGCATTGCAAAATTAAGTTCTTCCCAAAGAGCGACACTGCTGCAGCTCATTCCCAGCGGTTCTCCTGTGGCGTATCGCGGTATTACAAGTAAATTCGGCTATAGAATTCATCCGACTTTGGGCACGAAAGAGTTTCATCGCGGAACAGATATGAAAGCACAGCTCAATACACCCGTTTATGCAACGGCAGATGGTCTTGTGGAGTGGGCGGGGTATCACAAAAGCAGCGGTTTTGGCCGTCTTATCATTTTAGAACATGTATATGGATTCAAGTCTTACTACGGTCACTTAAACAAAGTTGTGGTAAAATCCGGAAAATTTGTAAAAAAAGGTGACCTTATCGGATATACCGGTAATTCAGGGCTCAGCAACGGACCGCATCTGCATTACGAGATTCGTTTTATCCACCGAGCGCTCAATCCGTTTTATTTTATAAAATGGACGCAGCATCACTATAATGAAATATTTCAAAAGGAGAAAAAAGTACCATGGCAATCTTTAATAATGGCGACGTCGCGACTAAAAGTAGTTCCACAGATTCAAACACAACAATCATTACAGCCGGAGCAAAAATCACAGGAGAAGTTGAGCTCTCGTGTAATCTCTACATCGACGGTGAACTAG
- a CDS encoding bifunctional folylpolyglutamate synthase/dihydrofolate synthase, translated as MLQEFLDAKPLFYDEIDYDRMPCVYGRISSQFKFPKIIHIIGTNGKGTTGRFLATALYKKGYRVGHYTSPHILQFNERVWFNGSDVAMECLESTHKKLLALLTQDEAESLSYFEYTTLLAMLYYSDKSDFVVLEAGLGGEHDATAVFANDLTLVTPIAMDHEAFLGSDIESIAKTKLNAAQKAVIIAKQRYKVVYDIMNELQKEKGLQTFRVEELLDEKDRQNILKIAEHEILATYLQTNLALAIAALKYFKIEYSVEDFYNAKLFGRLSVLEKNIIVDVGHNVLAAESISESLKNNKYTLVYNSYKDKNYKEILSVLKPIIETVELIDVYNARVEESGYLQQTLEDLGINYSKFKKLETEKKYLVFGSFSVVEAFLKVYRG; from the coding sequence GTGCTACAAGAGTTCTTAGATGCTAAACCGCTCTTTTATGATGAGATAGATTATGATCGTATGCCGTGTGTTTATGGGCGTATATCATCTCAATTTAAATTTCCGAAAATCATTCATATTATTGGAACAAACGGTAAAGGCACTACCGGCCGTTTTTTAGCAACAGCTCTTTATAAAAAGGGCTACAGAGTCGGTCACTATACTTCCCCCCATATTTTACAATTTAATGAACGTGTCTGGTTTAACGGTAGCGATGTTGCTATGGAATGTTTAGAATCGACGCATAAAAAACTGCTTGCTCTCCTCACGCAAGATGAAGCTGAGTCGCTCAGCTATTTTGAATATACGACACTGCTTGCAATGCTTTACTATTCAGATAAGAGTGACTTTGTCGTTTTGGAAGCTGGACTTGGTGGAGAACATGACGCGACCGCTGTTTTTGCCAATGATCTGACCCTCGTTACACCCATAGCTATGGATCATGAAGCCTTCTTGGGATCTGATATAGAGAGTATTGCAAAAACAAAGTTAAATGCTGCTCAAAAGGCAGTTATTATTGCAAAGCAACGATATAAGGTTGTGTACGATATTATGAATGAACTGCAAAAAGAAAAAGGATTGCAGACATTTCGAGTGGAAGAACTCTTGGATGAGAAAGACCGTCAAAATATTTTAAAAATAGCCGAGCACGAAATATTGGCTACCTATCTTCAAACAAATCTTGCTTTGGCGATAGCCGCATTGAAGTATTTTAAAATTGAGTACAGTGTTGAAGATTTTTATAATGCAAAGCTTTTTGGAAGACTTTCAGTTTTAGAAAAAAATATTATAGTCGATGTTGGACACAATGTCTTAGCAGCAGAGTCTATTTCAGAGAGTTTAAAAAATAACAAATATACTTTAGTCTATAATAGCTACAAAGATAAAAACTATAAAGAGATATTGTCAGTTTTAAAACCAATTATCGAGACAGTCGAATTGATAGATGTCTATAATGCAAGAGTAGAAGAGAGTGGCTACTTGCAGCAGACTCTTGAAGATTTAGGTATAAACTATAGTAAGTTTAAAAAGTTAGAGACAGAGAAAAAGTACCTTGTATTTGGTTCTTTTTCAGTCGTGGAGGCATTTTTGAAGGTATATCGTGGATAA